From a single Arachis hypogaea cultivar Tifrunner chromosome 3, arahy.Tifrunner.gnm2.J5K5, whole genome shotgun sequence genomic region:
- the LOC112790112 gene encoding 3-deoxy-manno-octulosonate cytidylyltransferase, mitochondrial isoform X1, with protein MAFCPSPSSSSSSSDSSSSSSSPFESSNSAKFWILHGIMAGVAVAAAVGARAYWTRVKKFRNRVVGIIPARFASTRFQGKPLVEILGKPMIQRTWERAKLAATLDQVVVATDDEKIAECCRKFGADVVMTSESCRNGTERCSEALEKLGKNYDIVVNIQGDEPLIEPEIIDGIVKALQATPDAVFSTAVTSLKPEDALDPNRVKCVVDNRGYAIYFSRGLIPFNKSGKVNQQFPYLLHLGIQSYDTKFLKIYPDLQPTPLQLEEDLEQLKVLENGYKMKVIKVNHEAHGVDIPEDVQKIESLMRERNLS; from the exons ATGGCCTTTTGCCCATcgccttcgtcttcttcttcttcctctgattCTTCATCCTCGTCTTCCTCGCCGTTTGAGTCTTCCAACAGTGCAAAGTTCTGGATCCTCCATGGCATTATGGCCGGAGTTGCAGTTGCTGCTGCGGTCGGTGCTCGCGCCTACTGGACTCGGGTCAAGAAATTCCGGAACCGGGTTGTCGGCATCATACCCGCCCGATTTGCTTCTACCCGGTTTCAGGGAAAGCCTCTCGTTGAGATTCTTGGTAAACCTATGATCCAG AGGACATGGGAAAGGGCAAAGCTGGCAGCCACGTTGGATCAAGTTG TTGTGGCAACTGATGATGAAAAGATTGCTGAGTGCTGTCGAAAGTTTGGAGCTGATGTTGTAATGACATCTGAGTCTTGTCGAAATG GTACTGAGCGCTGCAGTGAAGCCCTAGAGAAGCTTGGTAAAAACTATGATATTGTTGTCAACATTCAGGGTGATGAACCTCTTATTGAACCTGAAATAATTGATGGCATTGTCAAAGCTTTGCAG GCAACTCCAGATGCGGTGTTCAGTACTGCAGTCACATCTTTAAAGCCAGAAGATGCACTTGATCCGAATAGAGTGAAATGTGTCGTAGATAATCGTGGTTATGCTATCTATTTTTCACGAGGATTGATCCCATTCAACAA GTCGGGAAAAGTCAATCAACAATTTCCTTATTTGCTTCATCTGGGGATACAG AGCTATGATACAAAGTTTCTGAAGATATATCCAGATCTTCAGCCTACTCCATTGCAACTTGAGGAAGATTTGGAACAGCTTAAAGTTCTCGAGAACGGCTATAAGATGAAG GTAATAAAAGTTAACCACGAGGCCCATGGTGTTGACATTCCAGAAGATGTTCAAAAGATAGAATCTCTAATGCGTGAGAGGAACTTGTCTTGA
- the LOC112790112 gene encoding 3-deoxy-manno-octulosonate cytidylyltransferase, mitochondrial isoform X2 codes for MALWPELQLLLRSVLAPTGLGSRNSGTGLSASYPPDLLLPGFRESLSLRFLRTWERAKLAATLDQVVVATDDEKIAECCRKFGADVVMTSESCRNGTERCSEALEKLGKNYDIVVNIQGDEPLIEPEIIDGIVKALQATPDAVFSTAVTSLKPEDALDPNRVKCVVDNRGYAIYFSRGLIPFNKSGKVNQQFPYLLHLGIQSYDTKFLKIYPDLQPTPLQLEEDLEQLKVLENGYKMKVIKVNHEAHGVDIPEDVQKIESLMRERNLS; via the exons ATGGCATTATGGCCGGAGTTGCAGTTGCTGCTGCGGTCGGTGCTCGCGCCTACTGGACTCGGGTCAAGAAATTCCGGAACCGGGTTGTCGGCATCATACCCGCCCGATTTGCTTCTACCCGGTTTCAGGGAAAGCCTCTCGTTGAGATTCTTG AGGACATGGGAAAGGGCAAAGCTGGCAGCCACGTTGGATCAAGTTG TTGTGGCAACTGATGATGAAAAGATTGCTGAGTGCTGTCGAAAGTTTGGAGCTGATGTTGTAATGACATCTGAGTCTTGTCGAAATG GTACTGAGCGCTGCAGTGAAGCCCTAGAGAAGCTTGGTAAAAACTATGATATTGTTGTCAACATTCAGGGTGATGAACCTCTTATTGAACCTGAAATAATTGATGGCATTGTCAAAGCTTTGCAG GCAACTCCAGATGCGGTGTTCAGTACTGCAGTCACATCTTTAAAGCCAGAAGATGCACTTGATCCGAATAGAGTGAAATGTGTCGTAGATAATCGTGGTTATGCTATCTATTTTTCACGAGGATTGATCCCATTCAACAA GTCGGGAAAAGTCAATCAACAATTTCCTTATTTGCTTCATCTGGGGATACAG AGCTATGATACAAAGTTTCTGAAGATATATCCAGATCTTCAGCCTACTCCATTGCAACTTGAGGAAGATTTGGAACAGCTTAAAGTTCTCGAGAACGGCTATAAGATGAAG GTAATAAAAGTTAACCACGAGGCCCATGGTGTTGACATTCCAGAAGATGTTCAAAAGATAGAATCTCTAATGCGTGAGAGGAACTTGTCTTGA
- the LOC112790111 gene encoding pentatricopeptide repeat-containing protein At4g21705, mitochondrial isoform X2 → MSSKALCPISAADQAIQLELIGRVRGLDYAESYFHNLSDQEKTEKLHGALLSCYVREGLVDKSLSHMQKMKEMGFASSLNYNNIMCLYMQTDQHDKVPSVLTQMKEDGVSPDIFSYKVCINSYGARSDLANVERLLEEMENNSCIGTDWVTYSMVANIYIKAGLEEKALAYLKKCEDKADKCDALAYNHLISHYATLRNKKAMMRLWELQKSNCKKQLNREYITMLGSLVKLKELGQAEELLREWESSGNCYDFRVPNILLIAYSQNGLIEKAETILRSMVEKGKTPTPNSWAIIASGYVANKNMEKAFQCMKEAVAVRAENKGWRPKPNIISSILSWASSNGDAEEIEGFVNSLKNVIPMNRDMYLSLIMVSVRCGKKVDGILENMKTDKIELDEEILNILGSRL, encoded by the coding sequence ATGAGTAGCAAAGCACTATGCCCAATATCAGCAGCTGACCAAGCCATTCAGCTAGAACTTATTGGTAGAGTCCGTGGACTGGACTATGCAGAGAGCTATTTCCATAATCTGAGCGATCAAGAGAAAACTGAGAAGCTTCATGGTGCCCTGTTAAGTTGTTATGTCAGGGAAGGCTTAGTTGATAAGTCGCTCTCCCATATGCAGAAGATGAAGGAGATGGGTTTTGCTTCTTCTCTCAATTACAATAATATAATGTGCCTCTACATGCAAACAGATCAACACGACAAAGTCCCTAGTGTTCTGACACAAATGAAAGAGGACGGCGTGTCTCCAGACATTTTCAGCTACAAGGTCTGCATAAACTCTTATGGTGCAAGATCTGACCTCGCTAATGTGGAGAGACTATTGGAGGAAATGGAAAATAACAGCTGTATCGGCACAGATTGGGTGACGTATTCTATGGTTGCTAACATCTACATAAAGGCGGGTCTCGAAGAGAAAGCTCTGGCCTACCTAAAGAAATGTGAGGATAAGGCAGATAAATGCGATGCTCTTGCCTACAACCATCTGATTTCACATTATGCAACTCTGCGGAACAAGAAAGCTATGATGAGACTTTGGGAACTCCAGAAATCCAACTGCAAGAAGCAGCTCAACAGGGAATATATAACCATGCTGGGTTCTCTGGTGAAACTCAAGGAGCTTGGTCAAGCTGAAGAGTTGCTTCGCGAGTGGGAATCGTCGGGCAACTGCTATGATTTCAGAGTGCCAAACATTCTCCTGATTGCGTATTCTCAGAATGGATTGATTGAAAAGGCGGAAACAATTCTCCGAAGCATGGTTGAGAAAGGGAAAACTCCTACTCCTAACAGCTGGGCGATCATTGCGTCTGGTTATGTAGCGAACAAGAACATGGAGAAGGCGTTTCAGTGCATGAAGGAAGCTGTGGCTGTACGAGCTGAGAACAAAGGTTGGAGACCAAAACCTAATATCATTTCCAGCATATTGAGTTGGGCTTCTAGCAACGGAGATGCTGAAGAAATAGAAGGTTTTGTCAATTCCTTAAAGAATGTGATTCCAATGAACAGGGACATGTATCTATCATTGATTATGGTATCCGTTAGATGTGGTAAGAAAGTTGATGGAATTTTAGAGAATATGAAAACTGATAAGATAGAGCTGGATGAAGAAATATTGAACATCCTTGGCTCAAGATTGTAA
- the LOC112790111 gene encoding pentatricopeptide repeat-containing protein At4g21705, mitochondrial isoform X1, with protein sequence MFSAILHKSRNSTSTFLQRSRIWFSSKNQVKTTNRKNLYSRISPLGDPSVSVVPILDHWLLEGHAVKAPELHNIVKDLRSHKRFNQALEVSEWMSSKALCPISAADQAIQLELIGRVRGLDYAESYFHNLSDQEKTEKLHGALLSCYVREGLVDKSLSHMQKMKEMGFASSLNYNNIMCLYMQTDQHDKVPSVLTQMKEDGVSPDIFSYKVCINSYGARSDLANVERLLEEMENNSCIGTDWVTYSMVANIYIKAGLEEKALAYLKKCEDKADKCDALAYNHLISHYATLRNKKAMMRLWELQKSNCKKQLNREYITMLGSLVKLKELGQAEELLREWESSGNCYDFRVPNILLIAYSQNGLIEKAETILRSMVEKGKTPTPNSWAIIASGYVANKNMEKAFQCMKEAVAVRAENKGWRPKPNIISSILSWASSNGDAEEIEGFVNSLKNVIPMNRDMYLSLIMVSVRCGKKVDGILENMKTDKIELDEEILNILGSRL encoded by the exons ATGTTCTCTGCGATCCTTCACAAGTCTCGCAACTCCACGTCCACCTTTCTTCAACGTTCGAGGATATGGTTCTCGAGCAAGAATCAAGTGAAGACGACCAACCGAAAGAACCTGTACTCTCGCATCAGTCCTCTCGGAGACCCTTCTGTCAGCGTCGTCCCCATCCTCGACCACTGGCTCCTTGAAGGCCACGCCGTCAAGGCCCCTGAGCTCCACAACATTGTAAAAGATCTCCGCTCTCACAAGCGCTTCAATCAAGCACTTGAG GTTTCTGAATGGATGAGTAGCAAAGCACTATGCCCAATATCAGCAGCTGACCAAGCCATTCAGCTAGAACTTATTGGTAGAGTCCGTGGACTGGACTATGCAGAGAGCTATTTCCATAATCTGAGCGATCAAGAGAAAACTGAGAAGCTTCATGGTGCCCTGTTAAGTTGTTATGTCAGGGAAGGCTTAGTTGATAAGTCGCTCTCCCATATGCAGAAGATGAAGGAGATGGGTTTTGCTTCTTCTCTCAATTACAATAATATAATGTGCCTCTACATGCAAACAGATCAACACGACAAAGTCCCTAGTGTTCTGACACAAATGAAAGAGGACGGCGTGTCTCCAGACATTTTCAGCTACAAGGTCTGCATAAACTCTTATGGTGCAAGATCTGACCTCGCTAATGTGGAGAGACTATTGGAGGAAATGGAAAATAACAGCTGTATCGGCACAGATTGGGTGACGTATTCTATGGTTGCTAACATCTACATAAAGGCGGGTCTCGAAGAGAAAGCTCTGGCCTACCTAAAGAAATGTGAGGATAAGGCAGATAAATGCGATGCTCTTGCCTACAACCATCTGATTTCACATTATGCAACTCTGCGGAACAAGAAAGCTATGATGAGACTTTGGGAACTCCAGAAATCCAACTGCAAGAAGCAGCTCAACAGGGAATATATAACCATGCTGGGTTCTCTGGTGAAACTCAAGGAGCTTGGTCAAGCTGAAGAGTTGCTTCGCGAGTGGGAATCGTCGGGCAACTGCTATGATTTCAGAGTGCCAAACATTCTCCTGATTGCGTATTCTCAGAATGGATTGATTGAAAAGGCGGAAACAATTCTCCGAAGCATGGTTGAGAAAGGGAAAACTCCTACTCCTAACAGCTGGGCGATCATTGCGTCTGGTTATGTAGCGAACAAGAACATGGAGAAGGCGTTTCAGTGCATGAAGGAAGCTGTGGCTGTACGAGCTGAGAACAAAGGTTGGAGACCAAAACCTAATATCATTTCCAGCATATTGAGTTGGGCTTCTAGCAACGGAGATGCTGAAGAAATAGAAGGTTTTGTCAATTCCTTAAAGAATGTGATTCCAATGAACAGGGACATGTATCTATCATTGATTATGGTATCCGTTAGATGTGGTAAGAAAGTTGATGGAATTTTAGAGAATATGAAAACTGATAAGATAGAGCTGGATGAAGAAATATTGAACATCCTTGGCTCAAGATTGTAA